One genomic window of Procambarus clarkii isolate CNS0578487 chromosome 43, FALCON_Pclarkii_2.0, whole genome shotgun sequence includes the following:
- the LOC123755765 gene encoding microtubule-associated protein Jupiter isoform X4 has product MVMLGLSRCCGPDSDTSVECWSVFFVFIHNLRVVNHPPGGETHLNNEVGPENLTVRVLKPPGGGSSISFGEDEDNRPKNLAQQQAPQEKSPKAETNGTATPESVNDAAATKENNPSAATNGSVTNGSPVGSNSGRSSECATTPTSAKKLDTQNRLFGEDPVMDTPTRKVRDHQRSTIFSDGPGTKPNGSTNGPRAAVTPAVRESVETKTQEQPQPQQKQRQRVPPGGFSTQLW; this is encoded by the exons ATGGTCATGCTGGGCCTGAGCAGGTGTTGTGGCCCAGACAGTGATACCAGTGTTGAATGCTGGTCTGTGTTTTTTGTCTTCATCCATAATTTAAGAGT AGTTAATCATCCTCCTGGTGGGGAGACGCACTTAAACAATGAAGTTGGACCAGAAAACTTGACCGTTAG GGTGCTGAAGCCGCCTGGTGGTGGATCATCCATCTCCTTCGGAGAAGATGAAGACAATAGGCCCAAGAATCTTGCCCAGCAGCAAGCTCCACAGGAAAAGTCTCCCAAAGCAGAGACaaatggtacggccactccagaaAGTGTGAATGATGCTGCTGCCACAAAGGAAAATAACCCATCAGCTGCCACTAATGGGTCTGTTACCAATGGGTCTCCTGTTGGCTCAAACAGTGGTAGGTCCTCAGAGTGTGCTACTACTCCAACTTCTGCTAAAAAATTAGATACTCAGAACCGCCTCTTCGGGGAAGATCCAGTGATGGATACACCAACTCGCAAAGTGAGAGACCACCAACGtagcaccatcttctcagacgggCCAGGGACAAAGCCTAATGGAAGTACCAACGGGCCCCGGGCAG CAGTTACTCCTGCAGTGCGTGAGAGCGTCGAGACGAAGACTCAAGAGCAGCCTCAGCCACAACAGAAGCAGAGGCAACGTGTTCCTCCAGGTGGCTTCTCCACTCAACTGTGGTAG
- the LOC123755765 gene encoding microtubule-associated protein Jupiter isoform X1 — protein sequence MVMLGLSRCCGPDSDTSVECWSVFFVFIHNLRVVNHPPGGETHLNNEVGPENLTVRVLKPPGGGSSISFGEDEDNRPKNLAQQQAPQEKSPKAETNGTATPESVNDAAATKENNPSAATNGSVTNGSPVGSNSGRSSECATTPTSAKKLDTQNRLFGEDPVMDTPTRKVRDHQRSTIFSDGPGTKPNGSTNGPRAVFCRTWTRRDPVTGVGVLCWDIHAPRCAPNKRKAVTPAVRESVETKTQEQPQPQQKQRQRVPPGGFSTQLW from the exons ATGGTCATGCTGGGCCTGAGCAGGTGTTGTGGCCCAGACAGTGATACCAGTGTTGAATGCTGGTCTGTGTTTTTTGTCTTCATCCATAATTTAAGAGT AGTTAATCATCCTCCTGGTGGGGAGACGCACTTAAACAATGAAGTTGGACCAGAAAACTTGACCGTTAG GGTGCTGAAGCCGCCTGGTGGTGGATCATCCATCTCCTTCGGAGAAGATGAAGACAATAGGCCCAAGAATCTTGCCCAGCAGCAAGCTCCACAGGAAAAGTCTCCCAAAGCAGAGACaaatggtacggccactccagaaAGTGTGAATGATGCTGCTGCCACAAAGGAAAATAACCCATCAGCTGCCACTAATGGGTCTGTTACCAATGGGTCTCCTGTTGGCTCAAACAGTGGTAGGTCCTCAGAGTGTGCTACTACTCCAACTTCTGCTAAAAAATTAGATACTCAGAACCGCCTCTTCGGGGAAGATCCAGTGATGGATACACCAACTCGCAAAGTGAGAGACCACCAACGtagcaccatcttctcagacgggCCAGGGACAAAGCCTAATGGAAGTACCAACGGGCCCCGGGCAG TGTTTTGTCGGACGTGGACGCGTCGGGATCCAGTTACTGGGGTGGGTGTCCTGTGCTGGGACATCCACGCTCCCCGCTGTGCTCCTAACAAGAGGAAAG CAGTTACTCCTGCAGTGCGTGAGAGCGTCGAGACGAAGACTCAAGAGCAGCCTCAGCCACAACAGAAGCAGAGGCAACGTGTTCCTCCAGGTGGCTTCTCCACTCAACTGTGGTAG
- the LOC123755765 gene encoding microtubule-associated protein Jupiter isoform X7 has translation MSSTSTFVGIGESQRVSSRVLKPPGGGSSISFGEDEDNRPKNLAQQQAPQEKSPKAETNGTATPESVNDAAATKENNPSAATNGSVTNGSPVGSNSGRSSECATTPTSAKKLDTQNRLFGEDPVMDTPTRKVRDHQRSTIFSDGPGTKPNGSTNGPRAVFCRTWTRRDPVTGVGVLCWDIHAPRCAPNKRKAVTPAVRESVETKTQEQPQPQQKQRQRVPPGGFSTQLW, from the exons GGTGCTGAAGCCGCCTGGTGGTGGATCATCCATCTCCTTCGGAGAAGATGAAGACAATAGGCCCAAGAATCTTGCCCAGCAGCAAGCTCCACAGGAAAAGTCTCCCAAAGCAGAGACaaatggtacggccactccagaaAGTGTGAATGATGCTGCTGCCACAAAGGAAAATAACCCATCAGCTGCCACTAATGGGTCTGTTACCAATGGGTCTCCTGTTGGCTCAAACAGTGGTAGGTCCTCAGAGTGTGCTACTACTCCAACTTCTGCTAAAAAATTAGATACTCAGAACCGCCTCTTCGGGGAAGATCCAGTGATGGATACACCAACTCGCAAAGTGAGAGACCACCAACGtagcaccatcttctcagacgggCCAGGGACAAAGCCTAATGGAAGTACCAACGGGCCCCGGGCAG TGTTTTGTCGGACGTGGACGCGTCGGGATCCAGTTACTGGGGTGGGTGTCCTGTGCTGGGACATCCACGCTCCCCGCTGTGCTCCTAACAAGAGGAAAG CAGTTACTCCTGCAGTGCGTGAGAGCGTCGAGACGAAGACTCAAGAGCAGCCTCAGCCACAACAGAAGCAGAGGCAACGTGTTCCTCCAGGTGGCTTCTCCACTCAACTGTGGTAG
- the LOC123755765 gene encoding microtubule-associated protein Jupiter isoform X8 has translation MATYATYHHVELDRVGLGKRRVNHPPGGETHLNNEVGPENLTVRVLKPPGGGSSISFGEDEDNRPKNLAQQQAPQEKSPKAETNGTATPESVNDAAATKENNPSAATNGSVTNGSPVGSNSGRSSECATTPTSAKKLDTQNRLFGEDPVMDTPTRKVRDHQRSTIFSDGPGTKPNGSTNGPRAVFCRTWTRRDPVTGVGVLCWDIHAPRCAPNKRKAVTPAVRESVETKTQEQPQPQQKQRQRVPPGGFSTQLW, from the exons AGTTAATCATCCTCCTGGTGGGGAGACGCACTTAAACAATGAAGTTGGACCAGAAAACTTGACCGTTAG GGTGCTGAAGCCGCCTGGTGGTGGATCATCCATCTCCTTCGGAGAAGATGAAGACAATAGGCCCAAGAATCTTGCCCAGCAGCAAGCTCCACAGGAAAAGTCTCCCAAAGCAGAGACaaatggtacggccactccagaaAGTGTGAATGATGCTGCTGCCACAAAGGAAAATAACCCATCAGCTGCCACTAATGGGTCTGTTACCAATGGGTCTCCTGTTGGCTCAAACAGTGGTAGGTCCTCAGAGTGTGCTACTACTCCAACTTCTGCTAAAAAATTAGATACTCAGAACCGCCTCTTCGGGGAAGATCCAGTGATGGATACACCAACTCGCAAAGTGAGAGACCACCAACGtagcaccatcttctcagacgggCCAGGGACAAAGCCTAATGGAAGTACCAACGGGCCCCGGGCAG TGTTTTGTCGGACGTGGACGCGTCGGGATCCAGTTACTGGGGTGGGTGTCCTGTGCTGGGACATCCACGCTCCCCGCTGTGCTCCTAACAAGAGGAAAG CAGTTACTCCTGCAGTGCGTGAGAGCGTCGAGACGAAGACTCAAGAGCAGCCTCAGCCACAACAGAAGCAGAGGCAACGTGTTCCTCCAGGTGGCTTCTCCACTCAACTGTGGTAG
- the LOC123755765 gene encoding uncharacterized protein isoform X2, with product MVMLGLSRCCGPDSDTSVECWSVFFVFIHNLRVVLKPPGGGSSISFGEDEDNRPKNLAQQQAPQEKSPKAETNGTATPESVNDAAATKENNPSAATNGSVTNGSPVGSNSGRSSECATTPTSAKKLDTQNRLFGEDPVMDTPTRKVRDHQRSTIFSDGPGTKPNGSTNGPRAVFCRTWTRRDPVTGVGVLCWDIHAPRCAPNKRKAVTPAVRESVETKTQEQPQPQQKQRQRVPPGGFSTQLW from the exons ATGGTCATGCTGGGCCTGAGCAGGTGTTGTGGCCCAGACAGTGATACCAGTGTTGAATGCTGGTCTGTGTTTTTTGTCTTCATCCATAATTTAAGAGT GGTGCTGAAGCCGCCTGGTGGTGGATCATCCATCTCCTTCGGAGAAGATGAAGACAATAGGCCCAAGAATCTTGCCCAGCAGCAAGCTCCACAGGAAAAGTCTCCCAAAGCAGAGACaaatggtacggccactccagaaAGTGTGAATGATGCTGCTGCCACAAAGGAAAATAACCCATCAGCTGCCACTAATGGGTCTGTTACCAATGGGTCTCCTGTTGGCTCAAACAGTGGTAGGTCCTCAGAGTGTGCTACTACTCCAACTTCTGCTAAAAAATTAGATACTCAGAACCGCCTCTTCGGGGAAGATCCAGTGATGGATACACCAACTCGCAAAGTGAGAGACCACCAACGtagcaccatcttctcagacgggCCAGGGACAAAGCCTAATGGAAGTACCAACGGGCCCCGGGCAG TGTTTTGTCGGACGTGGACGCGTCGGGATCCAGTTACTGGGGTGGGTGTCCTGTGCTGGGACATCCACGCTCCCCGCTGTGCTCCTAACAAGAGGAAAG CAGTTACTCCTGCAGTGCGTGAGAGCGTCGAGACGAAGACTCAAGAGCAGCCTCAGCCACAACAGAAGCAGAGGCAACGTGTTCCTCCAGGTGGCTTCTCCACTCAACTGTGGTAG
- the LOC123755765 gene encoding microtubule-associated protein Jupiter isoform X5 produces MVMLGLSRCCGPDSDTSVECWSVFFVFIHNLRVVNHPPGGETHLNNEVGPENLTVRVLKPPGGGSSISFGEDEDNRPKNLAQQQAPQEKSPKAETNGTATPESVNDAAATKENNPSAATNGSVTNGSPVGSNSGRSSECATTPTSAKKLDTQNRLFGEDPVMDTPTRKVRDHQRSTIFSDGPGTKPNGSTNGPRAVTPAVRESVETKTQEQPQPQQKQRQRVPPGGFSTQLW; encoded by the exons ATGGTCATGCTGGGCCTGAGCAGGTGTTGTGGCCCAGACAGTGATACCAGTGTTGAATGCTGGTCTGTGTTTTTTGTCTTCATCCATAATTTAAGAGT AGTTAATCATCCTCCTGGTGGGGAGACGCACTTAAACAATGAAGTTGGACCAGAAAACTTGACCGTTAG GGTGCTGAAGCCGCCTGGTGGTGGATCATCCATCTCCTTCGGAGAAGATGAAGACAATAGGCCCAAGAATCTTGCCCAGCAGCAAGCTCCACAGGAAAAGTCTCCCAAAGCAGAGACaaatggtacggccactccagaaAGTGTGAATGATGCTGCTGCCACAAAGGAAAATAACCCATCAGCTGCCACTAATGGGTCTGTTACCAATGGGTCTCCTGTTGGCTCAAACAGTGGTAGGTCCTCAGAGTGTGCTACTACTCCAACTTCTGCTAAAAAATTAGATACTCAGAACCGCCTCTTCGGGGAAGATCCAGTGATGGATACACCAACTCGCAAAGTGAGAGACCACCAACGtagcaccatcttctcagacgggCCAGGGACAAAGCCTAATGGAAGTACCAACGGGCCCCGGGCAG TTACTCCTGCAGTGCGTGAGAGCGTCGAGACGAAGACTCAAGAGCAGCCTCAGCCACAACAGAAGCAGAGGCAACGTGTTCCTCCAGGTGGCTTCTCCACTCAACTGTGGTAG
- the LOC123755765 gene encoding microtubule-associated protein Jupiter isoform X6: MATYATYHHVELDRVGLGKRRVLKPPGGGSSISFGEDEDNRPKNLAQQQAPQEKSPKAETNGTATPESVNDAAATKENNPSAATNGSVTNGSPVGSNSGRSSECATTPTSAKKLDTQNRLFGEDPVMDTPTRKVRDHQRSTIFSDGPGTKPNGSTNGPRAVFCRTWTRRDPVTGVGVLCWDIHAPRCAPNKRKAVTPAVRESVETKTQEQPQPQQKQRQRVPPGGFSTQLW, from the exons GGTGCTGAAGCCGCCTGGTGGTGGATCATCCATCTCCTTCGGAGAAGATGAAGACAATAGGCCCAAGAATCTTGCCCAGCAGCAAGCTCCACAGGAAAAGTCTCCCAAAGCAGAGACaaatggtacggccactccagaaAGTGTGAATGATGCTGCTGCCACAAAGGAAAATAACCCATCAGCTGCCACTAATGGGTCTGTTACCAATGGGTCTCCTGTTGGCTCAAACAGTGGTAGGTCCTCAGAGTGTGCTACTACTCCAACTTCTGCTAAAAAATTAGATACTCAGAACCGCCTCTTCGGGGAAGATCCAGTGATGGATACACCAACTCGCAAAGTGAGAGACCACCAACGtagcaccatcttctcagacgggCCAGGGACAAAGCCTAATGGAAGTACCAACGGGCCCCGGGCAG TGTTTTGTCGGACGTGGACGCGTCGGGATCCAGTTACTGGGGTGGGTGTCCTGTGCTGGGACATCCACGCTCCCCGCTGTGCTCCTAACAAGAGGAAAG CAGTTACTCCTGCAGTGCGTGAGAGCGTCGAGACGAAGACTCAAGAGCAGCCTCAGCCACAACAGAAGCAGAGGCAACGTGTTCCTCCAGGTGGCTTCTCCACTCAACTGTGGTAG
- the LOC123755765 gene encoding microtubule-associated protein Jupiter isoform X3 translates to MVRVNHPPGGETHLNNEVGPENLTVRVLKPPGGGSSISFGEDEDNRPKNLAQQQAPQEKSPKAETNGTATPESVNDAAATKENNPSAATNGSVTNGSPVGSNSGRSSECATTPTSAKKLDTQNRLFGEDPVMDTPTRKVRDHQRSTIFSDGPGTKPNGSTNGPRAVFCRTWTRRDPVTGVGVLCWDIHAPRCAPNKRKAVTPAVRESVETKTQEQPQPQQKQRQRVPPGGFSTQLW, encoded by the exons AGTTAATCATCCTCCTGGTGGGGAGACGCACTTAAACAATGAAGTTGGACCAGAAAACTTGACCGTTAG GGTGCTGAAGCCGCCTGGTGGTGGATCATCCATCTCCTTCGGAGAAGATGAAGACAATAGGCCCAAGAATCTTGCCCAGCAGCAAGCTCCACAGGAAAAGTCTCCCAAAGCAGAGACaaatggtacggccactccagaaAGTGTGAATGATGCTGCTGCCACAAAGGAAAATAACCCATCAGCTGCCACTAATGGGTCTGTTACCAATGGGTCTCCTGTTGGCTCAAACAGTGGTAGGTCCTCAGAGTGTGCTACTACTCCAACTTCTGCTAAAAAATTAGATACTCAGAACCGCCTCTTCGGGGAAGATCCAGTGATGGATACACCAACTCGCAAAGTGAGAGACCACCAACGtagcaccatcttctcagacgggCCAGGGACAAAGCCTAATGGAAGTACCAACGGGCCCCGGGCAG TGTTTTGTCGGACGTGGACGCGTCGGGATCCAGTTACTGGGGTGGGTGTCCTGTGCTGGGACATCCACGCTCCCCGCTGTGCTCCTAACAAGAGGAAAG CAGTTACTCCTGCAGTGCGTGAGAGCGTCGAGACGAAGACTCAAGAGCAGCCTCAGCCACAACAGAAGCAGAGGCAACGTGTTCCTCCAGGTGGCTTCTCCACTCAACTGTGGTAG